In Neofelis nebulosa isolate mNeoNeb1 chromosome 7, mNeoNeb1.pri, whole genome shotgun sequence, the following proteins share a genomic window:
- the RCCD1 gene encoding RCC1 domain-containing protein 1 isoform X2 — translation MCQYLNPFFHLFHADGVAAGRGRRPSMAEERRGSWFGFGFCGFGQALGSGRGRQVHGPEPLRTPGEGADVCRVSASWSYTAFVTRERPPPPAPPHPVTTPGEWPTRSPAPSSVPTGGGRLELSGSAGCAAGGCRDAWASEALLVVLRAGPGRGSGTELQAWAPGSALSGEPLWAHTVGPEAEGEDAPGGEPQAGALPLLPGARAYVSPRPPFYSPLAPELRARRLELGAEHALLLDEAGQVFSWGQGRHGQLGHGTLEAELEPRPLEALQGVPMAEVAAGGWHSVCVSETGDIYIWGWNESGQLALPSRSLAEVGKTAAGEASGPKEDGSDVRTAEGESGGLAPFIAIQPFPALLDLPPGTDAVKASCGSRHTAVVTRTGELYTWGWGKYGQLGHKDTSSLDRPRRVEYFVDKQLQDMYTSKQHGGHRPNPRW, via the exons ATGTGCCAGTACTTAAACCCGTTTTTCCATCTGTTCCACGCAGACGGG GTGGCGGCCGGCAGAGGGCGCCGCCCGAGCATGGCCGAGGAGCGCCGAGGATCCTGGTTCGGCTTCGGTTTCTGCGGCTTCGGGCAGGCGCTGGGCTCGGGGCGCGGGCGCCAGGTGCACGGCCCCGAGCCGCTGCGGACCCCGGGCGAGGGCGCGGACGTCTGCCGCGTGAGCGCGAGCTGGAGCTACACCGCCTTCGTGACCCGTgagcgtcccccccccccagcgcccCCCCATCCGGTCACGACCCCGGGTGAGTGGCCTACccgctccccagccccctcttccGTCCCCACAGGTGGAGGCCGGCTGGAGCTGTCGGGCTCCGCGGGCTGCGCGGCGGGCGGCTGCAGGGACGCGTGGGCCTCGGAGGCGCTCCTCGTGGTGCTGCGCGCCGGGCCGGGACGCGGGTCCGGGACGGAGCTGCAGGCCTGGGCGCCGGGTTCGGCGCTGAGCGGAGAGCCCCTGTGGGCCCACACCGTGGGGCCGGAGGCCGAGGGGGAAGACGCACCGGGCGGTGAGCCCCAGGCCGGGGCCCTGCCCCTGTTGCCCGGCGCGCGGGCCTACGTGAGTCCGCGGCCGCCCTTCTACAGCCCTCTGGCCCCCGAGCTGCGGGCGCGCCGGCTGGAGCTGGGCGCCGAGCACGCGTTGCTGCTGGACGAGGCGGGCCAGGTGTTCTCCTGGGGCCAGGGCCG GCATGGACAGCTGGGCCACGGGACTCTGGAGGCCGAGCTGGAGCCGAGGCCGCTGGAGGCGCTGCAGGGCGTACCCATGGCTGAGGTGGCTGCAGGGGGCTGGCACTCCGTGTGTGTGAGTG AGACTGGCGATATTTATATCTGGGGCTGGAACGAATCCGGGCAGCTGGCCCTGCCCAGCAGGAGCCTGGCAGAGGTTGGCAAGACCGCTGCAGGGGAAG CCAGTGGACCGAAGGAAGACGGTTCTGACGTGAGGACAGCCGAGGGTGAGAGTGGAGGCCTGGCCCCCTTCATAGCCATCCAGCCCTTCCCCGCTTTACTGGATCTCCCCCCGGGCACAGATGCAGTCAAGGCCAGCTGTGGATCCCGGCACACAGCAGTGGTGACCA GAACGGGGGAGCTCTACACCTGGGGCTGGG GTAAATACGGACAGCTTGGTCACAAGGACACGAGCAGCTTGGATCGGCCCCGCCGAGTGGAGTATTTTGTAGACAAGCAGCTCCAG gacaTGTATACGTCTAAGCAGCATGGCGGACACAGACCAAATCCACGCTGGTGA
- the RCCD1 gene encoding RCC1 domain-containing protein 1 isoform X1, which translates to MCQYLNPFFHLFHADGVAAGRGRRPSMAEERRGSWFGFGFCGFGQALGSGRGRQVHGPEPLRTPGEGADVCRVSASWSYTAFVTRERPPPPAPPHPVTTPGEWPTRSPAPSSVPTGGGRLELSGSAGCAAGGCRDAWASEALLVVLRAGPGRGSGTELQAWAPGSALSGEPLWAHTVGPEAEGEDAPGGEPQAGALPLLPGARAYVSPRPPFYSPLAPELRARRLELGAEHALLLDEAGQVFSWGQGRHGQLGHGTLEAELEPRPLEALQGVPMAEVAAGGWHSVCVSETGDIYIWGWNESGQLALPSRSLAEVGKTAAGEASGPKEDGSDVRTAEGESGGLAPFIAIQPFPALLDLPPGTDAVKASCGSRHTAVVTRTGELYTWGWGKYGQLGHKDTSSLDRPRRVEYFVDKQLQVRAVSCGPWNTYVYAVEKAEG; encoded by the exons ATGTGCCAGTACTTAAACCCGTTTTTCCATCTGTTCCACGCAGACGGG GTGGCGGCCGGCAGAGGGCGCCGCCCGAGCATGGCCGAGGAGCGCCGAGGATCCTGGTTCGGCTTCGGTTTCTGCGGCTTCGGGCAGGCGCTGGGCTCGGGGCGCGGGCGCCAGGTGCACGGCCCCGAGCCGCTGCGGACCCCGGGCGAGGGCGCGGACGTCTGCCGCGTGAGCGCGAGCTGGAGCTACACCGCCTTCGTGACCCGTgagcgtcccccccccccagcgcccCCCCATCCGGTCACGACCCCGGGTGAGTGGCCTACccgctccccagccccctcttccGTCCCCACAGGTGGAGGCCGGCTGGAGCTGTCGGGCTCCGCGGGCTGCGCGGCGGGCGGCTGCAGGGACGCGTGGGCCTCGGAGGCGCTCCTCGTGGTGCTGCGCGCCGGGCCGGGACGCGGGTCCGGGACGGAGCTGCAGGCCTGGGCGCCGGGTTCGGCGCTGAGCGGAGAGCCCCTGTGGGCCCACACCGTGGGGCCGGAGGCCGAGGGGGAAGACGCACCGGGCGGTGAGCCCCAGGCCGGGGCCCTGCCCCTGTTGCCCGGCGCGCGGGCCTACGTGAGTCCGCGGCCGCCCTTCTACAGCCCTCTGGCCCCCGAGCTGCGGGCGCGCCGGCTGGAGCTGGGCGCCGAGCACGCGTTGCTGCTGGACGAGGCGGGCCAGGTGTTCTCCTGGGGCCAGGGCCG GCATGGACAGCTGGGCCACGGGACTCTGGAGGCCGAGCTGGAGCCGAGGCCGCTGGAGGCGCTGCAGGGCGTACCCATGGCTGAGGTGGCTGCAGGGGGCTGGCACTCCGTGTGTGTGAGTG AGACTGGCGATATTTATATCTGGGGCTGGAACGAATCCGGGCAGCTGGCCCTGCCCAGCAGGAGCCTGGCAGAGGTTGGCAAGACCGCTGCAGGGGAAG CCAGTGGACCGAAGGAAGACGGTTCTGACGTGAGGACAGCCGAGGGTGAGAGTGGAGGCCTGGCCCCCTTCATAGCCATCCAGCCCTTCCCCGCTTTACTGGATCTCCCCCCGGGCACAGATGCAGTCAAGGCCAGCTGTGGATCCCGGCACACAGCAGTGGTGACCA GAACGGGGGAGCTCTACACCTGGGGCTGGG GTAAATACGGACAGCTTGGTCACAAGGACACGAGCAGCTTGGATCGGCCCCGCCGAGTGGAGTATTTTGTAGACAAGCAGCTCCAGGTAAGGGCTGTGAGCTGTGGGCCCTGGAACACCTACGTGTATGCTGTGGAGAAAGCGGAGGGCTGA
- the RCCD1 gene encoding RCC1 domain-containing protein 1 isoform X3 yields MCQYLNPFFHLFHADGVAAGRGRRPSMAEERRGSWFGFGFCGFGQALGSGRGRQVHGPEPLRTPGEGADVCRVSASWSYTAFVTRGGRLELSGSAGCAAGGCRDAWASEALLVVLRAGPGRGSGTELQAWAPGSALSGEPLWAHTVGPEAEGEDAPGGEPQAGALPLLPGARAYVSPRPPFYSPLAPELRARRLELGAEHALLLDEAGQVFSWGQGRHGQLGHGTLEAELEPRPLEALQGVPMAEVAAGGWHSVCVSETGDIYIWGWNESGQLALPSRSLAEVGKTAAGEASGPKEDGSDVRTAEGESGGLAPFIAIQPFPALLDLPPGTDAVKASCGSRHTAVVTRTGELYTWGWGKYGQLGHKDTSSLDRPRRVEYFVDKQLQVRAVSCGPWNTYVYAVEKAEG; encoded by the exons ATGTGCCAGTACTTAAACCCGTTTTTCCATCTGTTCCACGCAGACGGG GTGGCGGCCGGCAGAGGGCGCCGCCCGAGCATGGCCGAGGAGCGCCGAGGATCCTGGTTCGGCTTCGGTTTCTGCGGCTTCGGGCAGGCGCTGGGCTCGGGGCGCGGGCGCCAGGTGCACGGCCCCGAGCCGCTGCGGACCCCGGGCGAGGGCGCGGACGTCTGCCGCGTGAGCGCGAGCTGGAGCTACACCGCCTTCGTGACCC GTGGAGGCCGGCTGGAGCTGTCGGGCTCCGCGGGCTGCGCGGCGGGCGGCTGCAGGGACGCGTGGGCCTCGGAGGCGCTCCTCGTGGTGCTGCGCGCCGGGCCGGGACGCGGGTCCGGGACGGAGCTGCAGGCCTGGGCGCCGGGTTCGGCGCTGAGCGGAGAGCCCCTGTGGGCCCACACCGTGGGGCCGGAGGCCGAGGGGGAAGACGCACCGGGCGGTGAGCCCCAGGCCGGGGCCCTGCCCCTGTTGCCCGGCGCGCGGGCCTACGTGAGTCCGCGGCCGCCCTTCTACAGCCCTCTGGCCCCCGAGCTGCGGGCGCGCCGGCTGGAGCTGGGCGCCGAGCACGCGTTGCTGCTGGACGAGGCGGGCCAGGTGTTCTCCTGGGGCCAGGGCCG GCATGGACAGCTGGGCCACGGGACTCTGGAGGCCGAGCTGGAGCCGAGGCCGCTGGAGGCGCTGCAGGGCGTACCCATGGCTGAGGTGGCTGCAGGGGGCTGGCACTCCGTGTGTGTGAGTG AGACTGGCGATATTTATATCTGGGGCTGGAACGAATCCGGGCAGCTGGCCCTGCCCAGCAGGAGCCTGGCAGAGGTTGGCAAGACCGCTGCAGGGGAAG CCAGTGGACCGAAGGAAGACGGTTCTGACGTGAGGACAGCCGAGGGTGAGAGTGGAGGCCTGGCCCCCTTCATAGCCATCCAGCCCTTCCCCGCTTTACTGGATCTCCCCCCGGGCACAGATGCAGTCAAGGCCAGCTGTGGATCCCGGCACACAGCAGTGGTGACCA GAACGGGGGAGCTCTACACCTGGGGCTGGG GTAAATACGGACAGCTTGGTCACAAGGACACGAGCAGCTTGGATCGGCCCCGCCGAGTGGAGTATTTTGTAGACAAGCAGCTCCAGGTAAGGGCTGTGAGCTGTGGGCCCTGGAACACCTACGTGTATGCTGTGGAGAAAGCGGAGGGCTGA